A single genomic interval of Candidatus Methylomirabilota bacterium harbors:
- the tsaD gene encoding tRNA (adenosine(37)-N6)-threonylcarbamoyltransferase complex transferase subunit TsaD, which yields MLVLGIESSCDETAAAVLVDGRRVRSSVVASQDAIHAPYGGVVPELASRRHLEVIVPVVEQALADAGVGVPDLDGIAVTQGPGLVGSLLVGCAVAKSLAWVHGKPLVGVNHLEGHIYAAFLTDDPPAHPFLALVVSGGHTALYHARAPLAYTLVGQTRDDAAGEAFDKVAKLLGLGFPGGPVIERTAASGDPKAITFPLAHMTDRAPDFSFSGIKTSVSLYVKRQAPLSAQQVADVAASFQAAVVKTLVRKSVKAALRLGVKRLVLTGGVAANGPLRAGLAAEAAEHGLTLHVPPPRLCTDNAAMITAAGTERLRAGERADLTLNAIPDWALAS from the coding sequence ATGCTTGTGCTCGGAATCGAGAGCTCGTGCGACGAGACGGCCGCGGCGGTGCTCGTCGACGGGCGGCGCGTGCGGTCGAGCGTCGTCGCCTCGCAGGACGCGATCCACGCGCCCTACGGCGGCGTCGTCCCCGAGCTCGCCTCGCGGCGCCACCTCGAGGTCATCGTGCCCGTCGTGGAGCAGGCGCTCGCCGACGCCGGCGTCGGGGTGCCGGACCTCGACGGGATCGCCGTCACCCAGGGTCCGGGGCTCGTCGGCTCCCTGCTCGTGGGCTGCGCCGTCGCGAAGTCGCTCGCCTGGGTCCACGGCAAGCCCCTGGTCGGCGTGAACCACCTCGAGGGCCACATCTACGCCGCGTTCCTCACAGACGATCCGCCGGCGCACCCGTTCCTCGCCCTGGTCGTCTCGGGCGGCCACACCGCGCTCTACCACGCCCGGGCACCGCTCGCCTACACGCTCGTCGGCCAGACGCGTGACGACGCGGCCGGCGAGGCGTTCGACAAGGTCGCGAAGCTCCTCGGCCTCGGCTTCCCGGGCGGGCCGGTCATCGAGCGGACGGCGGCCTCCGGCGACCCGAAGGCGATCACCTTCCCGCTCGCGCACATGACCGACCGCGCGCCCGACTTCTCGTTCAGCGGCATCAAGACGTCGGTGTCGCTCTACGTCAAGCGCCAGGCGCCGCTGTCCGCCCAGCAGGTCGCCGACGTCGCCGCCTCGTTCCAGGCCGCGGTGGTGAAGACGCTCGTGCGGAAGTCGGTGAAGGCCGCGCTCCGCCTCGGGGTGAAGCGCCTCGTGCTGACGGGCGGCGTCGCGGCGAACGGCCCCCTCCGCGCGGGGCTCGCGGCCGAGGCCGCGGAACACGGCCTCACGCTCCACGTCCCGCCGCCCCGGCTCTGCACGGACAACGCGGCGATGATCACCGCCGCGGGGACGGAGCGCCTGCGTGCCGGCGAGCGCGCGGACCTGACGCTGAACGCCATCCCCGACTGGGCGCTGGCGTCATGA